From one Bos indicus isolate NIAB-ARS_2022 breed Sahiwal x Tharparkar chromosome 16, NIAB-ARS_B.indTharparkar_mat_pri_1.0, whole genome shotgun sequence genomic stretch:
- the H3-3A gene encoding histone H3.3, with protein sequence MARTKQTARKSTGGKAPRKQLATKAARKSAPSTGGVKKPHRYRPGTVALREIRRYQKSTELLIRKLPFQRLVREIAQDFKTDLRFQSAAIGALQEASEAYLVGLFEDTNLCAIHAKRVTIMPKDIQLARRIRGERA encoded by the exons ATGGCTCGTACAAAGCAGACTGCCCGCAAATCGACCGGTGGTAAAGCACCGAGGAAGCAACTCGCTACAAAAGCCGCTCGCAAGAGTGCGCCCTCTACTGGAGGGGTGAAGAAACCTCATCGTTACAg gccTGGTACTGTGGCACTCCGTGAAATTAGACGTTATCAGAAGTCCACTGAACTTCTGATTCGCAAACTTCCCTTCCAGCGTCTGGTGCGGGAAATTGCTCAGGACTTCAAAACAGATCTGCGCTTCCAGAGTGCAGCTATTGGTGCTTTGCAG GAGGCAAGTGAGGCCTATCTGGTTGGCCTTTTTGAAGACACCAACCTGTGTGCTATCCATGCCAAACGTGTAACAATTATGCCAAAAGACATCCAGCTAGCACGCCGCATACGTGGAGAACGTGCTTAA